The following are encoded together in the Pyramidobacter piscolens W5455 genome:
- the rd gene encoding rubredoxin, giving the protein MKKYVCSVCGWEYDPAVGDPDNGIAPGTAFEDLPEDFVCPVCGVGKDQFEAAE; this is encoded by the coding sequence ATGAAAAAATACGTGTGTTCTGTGTGTGGGTGGGAATACGATCCGGCAGTGGGCGATCCCGATAACGGCATCGCGCCCGGCACGGCCTTCGAAGATCTTCCCGAGGATTTTGTCTGCCCCGTCTGCGGCGTGGGCAAGGATCAGTTCGAAGCGGCCGAATAA